Proteins encoded within one genomic window of Bos indicus x Bos taurus breed Angus x Brahman F1 hybrid chromosome 18, Bos_hybrid_MaternalHap_v2.0, whole genome shotgun sequence:
- the LOC113875308 gene encoding placental protein 13-like: MGIEEGSNIAFHFRVYTNSMVVMNSFQEGGWQEEKRMFSDPFMPGQPFELRFLVLENEYKVFVNNESFCQFAHRLPIQSVKMLKVRGDTVLTSVDTF; the protein is encoded by the exons ATGGGTATTGAGGAAGGCAGCAACATTGCATTCCATTTCCGAGTCTACACGAACAGCATGGTGGTGATGAACAGTTTCCAGGAAGGGggatggcaggaggaaaagagaatgtTTTCTGACCCTTTCATGCCAGGCCAGCCATTTGAGCTTCGATTCTTGGTGCTGGAGAATGAATACAAG GTGTTTGTGAATAACGAGTCCTTCTGCCAGTTTGCCCACCGCCTGCCCATACAGTCTGTGAAAATGCTGAAGGTGAGGGGAGATACTGTGCTGACTTCAGTGGATACATTTTAA